One Spiroplasma endosymbiont of Cantharis nigra DNA segment encodes these proteins:
- a CDS encoding glucose PTS transporter subunit IIA, protein MRINLYAPCDGIIYPIEQLNDGVFSQKALGDGFFIEPTNNIICSPLEKAKVSLIFETQHAIYVENEDSRLLIHMGIDTVTLNGEGFKTSVKLNQKVKKNDILSSVDFTVLEKKQLNKAIIVVIDSQKGESILNLKISKEQVKQGELIGYLEVNQNIINKEKSNPWKDISNDILINIGGKDNFNSYYNCMTRLRIKINDKKLVNEKELKKVAKVKGINWNGDELQIIIGGDAYKAKDQFDFILKSKDIKTEKKPFGKKITQFISNVMIPALPVLMATGIIAGIQALLAQFGWVQIPSAELPETQLDLFSMLLFIGSKVGLEMIGVVFCYNTVKYLGGDPIMGIYLGVALTTRHFLGSGFGEGALNWQHDGKGYYLFKLFGNKIYIKGYESSIIPLITGGIFLFYVDKFVKKWMPGAVDIVFRPAIVFATSFVATLFVIGPITGIIEQLLGQSVIAIGDLPIGLGVAIFCGFWQVLVLTGVHIAVANAVKFPIMANQGSSMLAAGFGIAILAQFGACIGVFLRTRDQKLKQAAAGAMPSIIFGISEPTIYGVNLPKIRPFVCGSVAAFFGGMLSGILKLDADVIGGGGFLQIMWFTDGIWEMVLYLLVLIVTIIIACLLTLTFYSERKTELKQIKELNKSIKKFFVTNNIVSKKEYNSLLSKTEKTIIDDLINNKKEYFEYEKLSLEQLKLRQKMEDNENNKNRNYEIKLNELKVNLKEQEVKINNLNNKIDKKIDNYLLEVSKVSKNSDIVLLKNDYVNSLNSLFSTYNNLELRESHLEVIKLNFKSKVMYIFKK, encoded by the coding sequence ATGAGAATTAATTTATATGCACCTTGTGATGGGATAATATATCCAATCGAACAATTAAATGATGGTGTATTTTCACAAAAAGCTCTGGGTGATGGTTTTTTTATTGAACCTACAAATAATATTATTTGTTCACCACTTGAAAAGGCAAAAGTTAGTTTGATCTTTGAGACACAACATGCTATTTATGTTGAGAATGAAGACTCAAGACTATTAATTCATATGGGAATTGACACAGTCACTTTAAATGGTGAAGGGTTTAAGACATCAGTGAAATTAAACCAAAAAGTTAAAAAGAATGATATTTTATCATCTGTAGACTTTACAGTTTTAGAAAAAAAGCAATTAAACAAAGCAATTATAGTAGTAATTGATTCACAAAAGGGTGAATCAATATTAAATTTAAAAATATCAAAAGAACAAGTTAAACAAGGAGAATTAATTGGTTACTTAGAAGTTAACCAAAACATTATAAATAAAGAAAAGAGCAATCCTTGAAAAGATATTAGTAATGATATTTTAATAAATATTGGGGGAAAAGATAATTTTAATTCCTATTATAATTGCATGACAAGATTAAGAATAAAAATTAATGATAAAAAATTAGTTAATGAAAAGGAACTTAAAAAAGTTGCTAAGGTTAAAGGGATAAATTGAAATGGTGACGAGCTTCAAATTATTATTGGTGGTGATGCTTACAAAGCAAAAGATCAATTTGATTTCATTTTAAAATCAAAAGATATTAAAACTGAAAAAAAGCCTTTTGGTAAAAAAATAACTCAATTTATTTCAAATGTCATGATACCAGCTTTACCTGTTTTAATGGCAACAGGAATAATTGCAGGAATTCAAGCTTTATTAGCTCAATTTGGTTGAGTTCAAATTCCAAGTGCTGAATTACCAGAGACACAATTAGACTTATTCTCAATGCTTTTATTTATTGGTTCTAAAGTTGGTTTAGAAATGATTGGAGTTGTATTTTGTTACAATACTGTTAAGTACCTTGGAGGAGATCCCATAATGGGAATCTATTTAGGAGTGGCTTTAACCACAAGACATTTCTTAGGTTCTGGCTTTGGTGAAGGGGCTTTAAATTGACAACATGATGGTAAAGGATATTATCTATTTAAATTATTTGGTAATAAAATTTATATTAAAGGTTATGAATCTAGTATTATTCCTTTAATAACTGGGGGAATTTTCTTATTTTATGTTGATAAATTTGTTAAAAAGTGAATGCCTGGTGCAGTTGATATTGTCTTTAGACCAGCCATTGTCTTTGCTACAAGTTTTGTAGCAACGCTATTTGTGATTGGTCCAATTACAGGTATAATTGAACAACTACTCGGTCAAAGTGTTATTGCTATTGGTGATCTACCAATTGGTTTAGGAGTTGCTATATTTTGTGGATTTTGACAAGTTTTGGTATTAACAGGAGTACATATTGCTGTTGCTAATGCTGTTAAATTTCCAATAATGGCGAATCAAGGTTCATCAATGTTAGCAGCTGGTTTTGGAATTGCTATTTTGGCTCAATTTGGTGCATGTATTGGAGTATTTTTAAGAACCAGAGATCAAAAATTAAAACAAGCTGCAGCAGGAGCTATGCCCTCAATAATTTTTGGGATTAGTGAACCAACAATTTATGGAGTTAATTTACCAAAAATAAGACCATTTGTGTGTGGTTCAGTTGCTGCTTTCTTTGGTGGAATGTTATCGGGGATTTTAAAATTAGATGCAGATGTAATTGGTGGTGGTGGTTTTTTACAAATAATGTGATTTACAGATGGTATTTGAGAAATGGTTCTTTATTTACTTGTTTTGATTGTAACAATTATCATTGCTTGTCTCTTAACTTTAACATTCTATAGTGAAAGAAAAACTGAATTGAAGCAAATAAAAGAACTAAATAAATCAATTAAAAAATTCTTTGTTACAAATAATATAGTTTCTAAAAAGGAATATAATTCATTATTAAGTAAAACAGAAAAAACTATTATAGATGATCTTATTAATAATAAAAAAGAATATTTTGAATATGAAAAGTTAAGTTTAGAACAGCTTAAATTAAGACAAAAAATGGAGGATAATGAAAATAATAAAAATAGAAATTATGAAATTAAATTAAATGAACTTAAAGTTAACTTAAAAGAACAAGAGGTTAAGATTAATAATTTGAATAACAAAATAGATAAAAAAATAGATAACTATTTATTAGAAGTTTCTAAAGTGTCTAAAAATTCTGATATTGTTCTTTTAAAAAACGATTATGTAAATAGTTTAAATTCATTATTTTCTACTTACAATAATTTGGAATTAAGGGAAAGTCATTTAGAAGTTATTAAGTTAAATTTTAAAAGTAAAGTAATGTACATATTTAAAAAATAA
- a CDS encoding Z1 domain-containing protein: MNKVWEIDLNFFKKKLKNNSTQLPEYIKSDLVNGIIEKLKGTNNFSNNYFENIVETNLKRIDNAINNIFNNKKGLLIFGKVQSGKTINSIFTTAMLFDKGYDIVILLCGTTNILKKQNSDRFEEFKFHFNDNGFIKMKTLADKNIVSFIDDIGNRNFKSKIFIPILKEKTNLENLINIVNTSVFINKCKIAIIDDESDIASINYNFMEKEQEERKIPVLIKNLLSKVENSNYIAVTATPYNNIIFNRQIKDEGIKIDYIIGLENDLNYHGFNFFHQNKSKYIIEVKNKEMKKNIISLIEIFKENYNSYIEKKENFSILINTSVSTTEHSKINRILKKELEILSKELDLLSDNYSINIYNSKSEDEISFSKKFNFIIGGNLLSRGITFPNLVLELITNFNEDGFNPSTMIQRCRWFGYRDKVKEIIKILMPSDLSKFYSCIRNVENMLFEAIGNGIEVDNSFVEKLAGEFEREGIKWNA, from the coding sequence ATGAATAAGGTTTGGGAAATTGATTTAAATTTTTTTAAAAAAAAATTAAAAAATAACAGTACACAATTACCAGAATATATAAAAAGTGATTTAGTAAATGGAATAATAGAAAAATTAAAGGGAACTAATAATTTTTCTAACAATTATTTTGAAAATATTGTTGAAACTAATTTGAAAAGAATAGATAATGCTATCAATAATATATTTAATAATAAAAAAGGACTACTAATTTTTGGAAAAGTTCAATCTGGTAAAACTATTAACTCAATCTTTACCACCGCAATGTTATTTGATAAGGGATATGATATAGTTATTTTATTATGTGGAACAACTAATATTTTAAAAAAACAAAACTCTGATAGATTTGAAGAGTTTAAATTTCATTTTAATGATAATGGTTTTATTAAAATGAAAACATTAGCAGATAAAAACATAGTATCTTTTATTGATGATATTGGAAATAGGAACTTTAAATCAAAAATTTTTATACCAATATTAAAAGAGAAAACTAATTTAGAAAATTTAATTAATATAGTAAACACATCTGTTTTTATCAATAAATGCAAAATTGCTATAATTGATGATGAGTCAGATATTGCAAGTATTAATTATAATTTTATGGAAAAAGAACAAGAAGAAAGAAAAATTCCTGTTCTTATTAAAAACTTGTTAAGTAAAGTTGAAAATTCAAACTACATAGCTGTAACAGCAACTCCATACAATAATATTATTTTTAATAGACAAATAAAAGATGAGGGAATTAAAATTGATTATATTATAGGATTAGAAAATGATCTAAATTATCATGGTTTTAATTTTTTTCATCAGAATAAGAGTAAATATATAATTGAAGTAAAAAATAAGGAAATGAAAAAAAATATAATCTCACTTATTGAAATTTTTAAAGAAAATTATAATTCATATATTGAAAAAAAAGAAAATTTTTCTATTCTTATTAATACATCTGTTTCTACGACTGAACATTCAAAAATAAATAGGATTTTAAAAAAGGAACTTGAGATTTTATCTAAAGAATTAGACTTATTGAGTGATAATTACTCAATAAATATTTATAATTCAAAAAGTGAAGATGAGATATCTTTTTCCAAAAAATTTAACTTTATAATTGGGGGTAATTTACTAAGTAGAGGTATAACATTTCCAAATCTAGTTTTAGAGCTAATTACAAATTTTAATGAAGATGGATTTAACCCATCAACAATGATACAAAGGTGCAGGTGATTTGGATATAGAGATAAAGTTAAGGAAATAATTAAGATATTAATGCCATCTGACCTATCTAAATTTTATAGTTGTATAAGAAATGTTGAAAATATGCTTTTTGAAGCAATTGGCAATGGCATAGAAGTAGATAATTCATTTGTAGAGAAATTAGCAGGAGAATTTGAAAGAGAAGGTATCAAGTGAAATGCATAA
- a CDS encoding DUF2130 domain-containing protein, protein MEFKIICPHCKKSITKEDFASDEHSILELQKYFKSEEEEFKNKLKKELIGEFNENSRRLILEKEKEISDKKIGEIKKIEDEHKKVIDKLQEDLKKLEIEKETFDKKTKLLIKDKELEVTKQKQEEIDKLKDELKDFETKIKTNEGDLKNKILEKEKEISDKKIGEIKKIEDEHKKVIDKLQEDLKKLEIEKETFDKKTKFLIKDKELEITKQKQEEIDTLKDKLKDFETKIKINEGDLKNKILEKEKEFSDKKIGEIKNIEDEHKKVIDKLREDLKKLEIENSKFRIIPPKTMGENFEKEFKSAIKEIFLNDNIVKITSGNKRADFKQEIFESEKHIGQIIYEVKAGENWDDKWISKFEEDIISKSAKYGVLVANSFRTKFLDVPFEKIPGKNIFVTDYTSFSFVAHILRILIIKEHTLSLNSENSEFREKMTNFIEWRDQKFSQIVSAIIKNSDLIVTSASNLEKIKKDIIDSANIIKENIINKIQVELDTLI, encoded by the coding sequence ATGGAATTTAAAATAATTTGTCCACATTGTAAAAAAAGTATAACAAAAGAGGATTTTGCATCAGATGAGCATTCTATTCTTGAACTTCAAAAATATTTTAAAAGTGAAGAAGAGGAATTTAAAAATAAACTTAAGAAAGAATTAATAGGCGAATTTAATGAAAATTCTAGAAGATTAATTTTAGAAAAGGAAAAAGAGATTTCTGATAAGAAAATTGGAGAAATTAAGAAAATTGAAGATGAGCATAAAAAGGTTATTGATAAATTACAAGAGGACTTAAAGAAATTAGAAATTGAAAAAGAGACTTTTGATAAAAAAACAAAGTTACTTATTAAAGACAAAGAGTTGGAAGTAACAAAACAAAAACAAGAAGAAATTGATAAATTAAAAGATGAATTAAAAGATTTTGAAACAAAAATTAAAACTAATGAAGGAGATCTAAAAAATAAAATTTTAGAAAAAGAGAAAGAGATTTCAGATAAAAAAATTGGAGAAATTAAGAAAATTGAAGATGAGCATAAAAAGGTTATTGATAAATTACAAGAGGACTTAAAGAAATTAGAAATTGAAAAAGAGACTTTTGATAAAAAAACAAAGTTCCTTATTAAAGACAAAGAGTTGGAAATAACAAAACAAAAACAAGAAGAAATTGATACTTTAAAAGATAAATTAAAAGATTTTGAAACAAAAATTAAAATTAATGAAGGAGATCTAAAAAATAAAATTTTAGAAAAAGAAAAGGAATTTTCTGATAAAAAAATTGGAGAAATTAAGAATATTGAAGATGAGCATAAAAAAGTTATTGATAAATTGCGAGAAGATTTAAAGAAATTAGAAATTGAAAATAGTAAATTTAGAATTATTCCTCCTAAAACTATGGGTGAAAATTTTGAAAAAGAATTTAAATCAGCAATTAAGGAAATATTTTTAAATGATAATATTGTAAAAATAACTTCAGGAAATAAGCGTGCAGACTTTAAACAAGAAATATTTGAAAGTGAAAAACATATAGGTCAAATTATTTATGAAGTTAAAGCTGGTGAAAATTGAGATGATAAATGAATTTCAAAATTTGAAGAGGATATAATTTCTAAGTCTGCAAAATACGGTGTTTTAGTTGCTAATTCTTTTAGAACAAAATTTTTAGATGTTCCTTTTGAAAAAATTCCAGGAAAAAATATTTTTGTTACGGATTATACAAGTTTCTCATTTGTAGCACATATTTTGAGAATTTTAATAATTAAAGAACATACTCTTTCTTTAAACTCAGAAAATTCTGAATTTAGAGAAAAAATGACAAATTTTATAGAATGAAGGGATCAAAAATTCTCTCAAATTGTTTCAGCAATAATTAAAAATTCTGACTTAATAGTTACATCAGCAAGTAATTTAGAAAAAATTAAAAAAGATATAATAGATTCTGCTAATATTATCAAAGAAAATATTATAAATAAAATTCAAGTTGAATTGGATACATTAATTTAG
- a CDS encoding nucleotide-binding protein produces MKYKGEEKQLLNFFESKGMKITLNKGTIDLCAENNSGTIVNWYKKSGTLYIQGTKNEQFSVDLENFINGAENENFKTLSHNIYIVHGHDLDAKEQLENILLKWDLKPIATMDQPSSGGTIIETLIRDLESCDYGIVLLTPDDEGNSKKDGPESRRPRARQNVILELGILLGTLGRKNVMVVRKSDIEEPSDIHGILYKAYSEKVSEIKDHLRKEFKAVGIQIKE; encoded by the coding sequence ATGAAATATAAAGGTGAAGAAAAACAATTATTAAATTTTTTTGAAAGTAAAGGAATGAAGATTACCCTTAATAAAGGCACTATTGATCTTTGCGCTGAAAATAATTCAGGAACTATAGTAAATTGATATAAAAAAAGTGGAACCTTATATATACAAGGAACTAAAAATGAGCAATTTTCTGTTGATTTAGAAAATTTTATTAATGGAGCAGAGAATGAAAATTTTAAAACTTTAAGCCATAATATATATATAGTACATGGACACGATTTAGATGCTAAGGAACAATTGGAAAATATTTTATTAAAATGAGATTTAAAACCAATTGCAACAATGGATCAGCCAAGTTCAGGGGGAACAATTATTGAAACTTTAATAAGAGATTTAGAGTCTTGTGATTATGGCATAGTATTATTAACTCCTGATGATGAAGGAAATTCTAAAAAAGATGGTCCTGAAAGCAGACGCCCAAGAGCAAGGCAAAATGTTATTTTAGAGTTGGGAATTTTATTAGGAACATTAGGAAGAAAAAATGTAATGGTGGTTAGAAAAAGTGATATTGAAGAACCTTCTGATATTCACGGAATTTTATATAAAGCTTATAGCGAAAAAGTTTCTGAGATTAAAGACCATTTAAGAAAAGAGTTTAAAGCAGTTGGAATACAGATAAAGGAATAG
- a CDS encoding glycoside hydrolase family 1 protein has product MKKIDKNFLWGASTSAYQFEGGYNSDGKGLSIQDEKEILNKETSDFKIASDHYHHWKEDVALMGAMGFKSYRFSISWTRIIPNGIGKVNQKGIEFYSNLINELLKNKIEPIVTMFHFDMPNELEKIGGWGNRKVIDAYVNYANILFDNFGDRVKYWITINEQNVLLLQGPIVGIKRPQNCNVLQHVFQMNHNITVAQSLVMQECHKRFAAKVKIGTAPNISSIYPASCKPEDVIASKNVAVLRNWFYLDIIVKGYYNRILLALLEEQNAMFEIKAGDMEIIQKANLDFIAFNYYTTTTVKMNEKIANYKLPIQERIFGFPGFGETVSNKNLNKTQFGWEIDPKGLKVTLLELQERYNLPVIITENGIGAYDKLENEKIIDDYRIAYLKSHIEAIKEAINEGSQIFGYNCWSAFDLISVHEGISKRYGLVYIDRDEKDIKEAKRIRKKSSYWYEQVIRSNGEEL; this is encoded by the coding sequence ATGAAAAAAATAGATAAAAATTTTTTATGAGGAGCATCAACAAGTGCTTATCAATTTGAAGGTGGATATAATAGTGATGGTAAAGGTCTTTCAATTCAAGACGAGAAGGAAATCCTAAATAAAGAGACATCAGATTTTAAAATTGCTTCAGATCATTATCATCATTGAAAGGAAGACGTTGCCTTAATGGGTGCAATGGGTTTTAAGTCTTATCGTTTTTCAATTTCATGAACAAGAATAATTCCTAATGGTATTGGTAAAGTTAATCAAAAGGGAATTGAATTTTACAGTAATTTAATTAATGAATTATTAAAAAATAAAATTGAACCAATAGTAACAATGTTTCACTTTGATATGCCAAATGAGCTTGAAAAAATTGGAGGATGAGGAAATCGAAAAGTAATTGATGCTTATGTTAATTACGCAAATATTTTATTTGATAACTTTGGAGATCGTGTAAAATATTGAATTACAATTAATGAACAAAATGTTTTATTACTTCAAGGACCAATTGTTGGAATTAAAAGACCACAAAATTGCAATGTTTTACAACATGTCTTTCAAATGAATCATAATATAACAGTGGCACAATCACTTGTTATGCAAGAATGTCATAAAAGGTTTGCTGCTAAAGTTAAAATTGGAACAGCTCCAAATATTTCATCAATTTATCCTGCAAGTTGTAAACCAGAAGATGTTATTGCTTCCAAAAATGTTGCTGTTTTAAGAAATTGATTTTATCTTGATATTATTGTTAAAGGATATTATAATCGAATTTTATTAGCACTTTTAGAAGAACAAAATGCCATGTTCGAAATTAAAGCTGGGGATATGGAAATAATTCAAAAAGCTAATCTAGATTTTATTGCTTTTAATTATTACACAACAACAACAGTAAAAATGAATGAAAAAATTGCCAATTATAAATTACCTATTCAAGAACGTATTTTTGGTTTTCCTGGTTTTGGAGAAACAGTATCAAATAAAAATTTAAATAAAACTCAATTTGGTTGAGAAATTGATCCAAAAGGGTTAAAAGTTACTTTACTAGAATTACAAGAAAGATATAATTTGCCAGTAATTATTACTGAAAATGGGATTGGAGCATATGATAAATTGGAAAATGAAAAAATTATTGATGATTATCGAATTGCTTATTTAAAGTCTCACATTGAAGCAATTAAAGAAGCAATTAATGAAGGTTCTCAAATATTTGGTTATAACTGTTGAAGTGCATTTGATTTAATTTCAGTTCACGAAGGAATTTCAAAAAGATATGGTTTAGTTTATATTGATCGTGATGAAAAGGATATTAAAGAAGCCAAAAGAATTAGAAAAAAAAGTTCTTATTGATATGAACAAGTAATTAGAAGTAATGGTGAAGAGTTATAA
- a CDS encoding transposase has protein sequence MTKYSIDQKIELVLNFYKSNLLLSQYSKAVGIDKSRLKNWIKTYDENGRSGFKKSFKANNEEIINLKKELKKWKRESDDLKLRDEMFKELREMIDRKK, from the coding sequence TTGACTAAGTATTCAATCGATCAAAAAATTGAATTAGTATTAAATTTTTATAAATCCAATTTGTTATTATCACAATATTCAAAAGCAGTAGGAATTGATAAATCAAGATTGAAAAACTGAATAAAAACTTATGATGAAAATGGAAGAAGTGGCTTCAAAAAGTCCTTTAAAGCAAATAATGAGGAGATTATAAATTTGAAAAAAGAGCTTAAAAAATGAAAAAGAGAAAGTGATGATTTAAAATTAAGAGATGAAATGTTTAAAGAATTAAGAGAAATGATTGATAGAAAGAAGTAA